CTGGCGGCAGCAATGTCACTGATCGTCTTTGCCGGTTCATCGCAGTTCATCGGCGCCCAGATGATGGGTCAGGCTGCGCCCGGTCCGATCATCATCCTCACCGCCTTTGTCGTCAACCTGCGCCACGCCCTCTACAGTTTCTCGCTGGGGCCGCAGACGGGACATCTGTCGCGGCGCTGGCGCTGGCTATTGGCCTATCTGCTCACCGATGAAGCCTACGCCGCTACCATCACCCACTACCATGACCAGACCATCGGCCAGACGCACAAACACTGGTTCTGGCTGGGCAGCGGGGTCACGCTGTGGGGCGTGTGGCAACTCAGCACCCTGGCCGGGGTGTTTCTGGGCGCCCAGGTCCCGGCCTCGTGGTCGTTGGATTTCACGCTGGCCCTGACGTTCATGGGGCTTGTCATCCCTGGCCTGCGCGACCGGCCCAGCCGGAGTGCGGCCCTGACCGCGGGGATCGTGGCCGTGTTGGCCTTCGGGCTGCCGTACAAGATGGGGCTGATGCTGGCGGCCGGGGCGGGCATCCTGGCCGGGACGATCAGCGAGCGCAAGCAATGACCCCACCCTTCTCACTGTTCCTCACCATCCTGGGCATGGGCCTGGTCACTTTCTTGATCCGCCTGCTGCCCATCCTTCTGGTTGGGCGGACGCAGCTGCCGCGCTGGGCCTCGCAGTCGCTGCGCTACATCCCGCCTGCCGTCTTGACCGCGATCATCGTCCCCGATCTGCTGCTGCCGGGCGGCGTCCTGGATCTGTCCCTGGCGAACGGACGCCTGGTTGCCGGTAGTGTGGCCGCTCTGGTTGCCTGGCGCAGTCGCAATGTCTTGCTGACGGTGGCAGCTGGGATGGGCGTGCTGTGGGGTCTGCAATGGCTGATGTAGGGGCGAGATTGCCAGGCCCCCTCAGCGCCAGATGACCAGGCGGGCGGCCACACGAGCCGCCAGACGGTCGACCAAAGCCGTTTCGGGCAGGCGCAAGGCTCGCAAGATCAGGTAATAGATCAGGCCGCCGGCCGCAGCTGGGAGGATGACCACCGCCAGCCGGGGCAGAAGGCCGGCCTCGCCCAGGCGATCCAACAGGGCCGTCGCCATCACCCAGACGACAGCGCCCATCGCTAGCCCCGCCGCCAGGGTGACGAAGGCGGTGCGGGCCACGCCCTGGCGCAGGGGGCCATCGCGCCGTTGCAGCAGCCAGAACATGACCAGGGCATGGGCGGCGTGCTTGGCGCCATCGGCCAGCGCCAGCCCCAGAAAGCCCAGGCGATCCAACAGGCTGAGCGCCACGACCAGATAGACCAGGACCGAGAACACGCCCACCAGGGCCGGGGTGCGGCTATCGTTGCGGGCGTAGAAGGCAAAATTGAGCGGCCAGTCCAGCCCGGCAAAGACGAGGCCAAAGAGGTAGTAACGCAGGGCCGCCGCCGTCCAGTAGGCGTCGGCGGCGGTGAAGGCGCCGTGTTGGGCGATGAGCCGCACGGTGGGTTGGGCCAGCACCCACAGACCGATGGTGGCGGGAACGATAAGCACCAGCACCATGCGCAGGCTGGATCCCAGGGTGCGACGGTAGGCCGTCCAATCGCTGGCCGCGGCCCAGCGCGAGAGTGTGGGCAGGGCGGCCACGGAGATGGCAACCGAAACGAGGCCGTGCGGGAACTGGTAGAGCGTGGTAGCGCCCCGCATGTAGGCCAGGCTGCTCTCGCCGGCGCCGCTGGCCAGGCGGCGGTCGATCCCGGCCTGGAGCACGCCGACCAGCACCGAGCCGAGGATGGGCAGGTACAGTTTCAGCATCCGGCGCAGGGCGGGGTGGCGAAAACGCCGGCTGATGCCAATGCCCAGGCCGCGCAGGTCGGGCAGGCGCAGGAGCAGCTGGATGAGGGCGCCCACCAGGATGCCCAGGGCCAGCGAACGGATGCCCAGGCGCTGGTGGAGCAGGGGCACGGCCAGGACGATGCCCAGGTTGTAGAGGGCGTCGCCGAGGGCGGCCAGGGTGAAGCGCTGGCGCGAGTAGAGGATGGCGGCCAGGGCGCCGGAGCAGGTGAACATCCACAGGGC
The window above is part of the Caldilineales bacterium genome. Proteins encoded here:
- a CDS encoding AzlD domain-containing protein, with protein sequence MTPPFSLFLTILGMGLVTFLIRLLPILLVGRTQLPRWASQSLRYIPPAVLTAIIVPDLLLPGGVLDLSLANGRLVAGSVAALVAWRSRNVLLTVAAGMGVLWGLQWLM
- a CDS encoding AzlC family ABC transporter permease; translated protein: MDQSIAEGRPKCKGERACPSPRAELWAGIRAELPITPGVIPFGLIYGVIAVAAGLPPILAAAMSLIVFAGSSQFIGAQMMGQAAPGPIIILTAFVVNLRHALYSFSLGPQTGHLSRRWRWLLAYLLTDEAYAATITHYHDQTIGQTHKHWFWLGSGVTLWGVWQLSTLAGVFLGAQVPASWSLDFTLALTFMGLVIPGLRDRPSRSAALTAGIVAVLAFGLPYKMGLMLAAGAGILAGTISERKQ
- the murJ gene encoding murein biosynthesis integral membrane protein MurJ, yielding MSEGQGVAEAAPSVARSAAILSLGNVLSRALGMLREIVIPHYFGATGLVSAFAIAEFSVRTLYDLLVGGMLTAALVPVLSDYARDLARPERRAEFAQVTSAVFTVLAALAAVFVLLVEIAAPLLVALIGGGLPVAYQAVAVQLMRLTAPALWMFTCSGALAAILYSRQRFTLAALGDALYNLGIVLAVPLLHQRLGIRSLALGILVGALIQLLLRLPDLRGLGIGISRRFRHPALRRMLKLYLPILGSVLVGVLQAGIDRRLASGAGESSLAYMRGATTLYQFPHGLVSVAISVAALPTLSRWAAASDWTAYRRTLGSSLRMVLVLIVPATIGLWVLAQPTVRLIAQHGAFTAADAYWTAAALRYYLFGLVFAGLDWPLNFAFYARNDSRTPALVGVFSVLVYLVVALSLLDRLGFLGLALADGAKHAAHALVMFWLLQRRDGPLRQGVARTAFVTLAAGLAMGAVVWVMATALLDRLGEAGLLPRLAVVILPAAAGGLIYYLILRALRLPETALVDRLAARVAARLVIWR